TATGTAGCCAATGAAATCGCACAGTTGATCCGAGCCAAACAAAAGTCCGGAGAGAAATGCGTGTTAGGGATGGCAACAGGGTCTACACCGATTAGCCTCTATGCTGAATTAGTGAGAATGCACAAAGAAGAGGGATTGAGTTTTGCCAATGTCATCACATTTAATCTGGATGAATACTACCCTATCGAGCGTGATGCTTTTCAAAGCTATTGGAGTTTCATGCACAGGCATTTATTTAGTCATGTAGACATTGCTCCTGAAAACATTCATCTTCCCAATGGATTATGGCCAAAAGAAGAGATCAAAAAATATTGTGCGGAATATGATCAGATGATTGAAGATGCAGGCGGCATTGATCTGCAGATACTAGGAATCGGCAACAATGGACATATTGGTTTTAATGAACCCGGGTCTAGTATTTATTCAAAAACAAGACTGGTAAATCTGGATAATAGTACTCGTATTGCCAATGCGCATGAGTTTCAGAATATTTCAAAAGTACCCCGTCTGGCGGTAACCATGGGTATCAGCACCATCCTGAAAGCGAAAAGAATTCTTTTGATGGGCTGGGGAATGAAAGGTAAGATCATCGCACGTTCTGTGGAAGGTGATGTGACCGAACAGGTACCTGCGAGTATCCTGCAACAACACCCCGACTGCACTTTTGTGATCGATGAAGCTGCATCGACCGAACTGACCAGGATCAAATCTCCATGGCTAACGGGCGATTGTGAATGGACACCTAAAATGATCAAAAGAGCCGTGATCAATCTGGCGCTGAAACTGAATAAATCCGTTTTGAGTTTGACAGAGCATGACTATAATGAAAACGGATTGTCAGATCTGATCGTTGAAAAAGGAGAAGCATACGAGATCAACTTGCAGGTATTTTATATGCTTCGTGATAGCTTAACCGGATGGCCGGGTGGAAAAGCAAATGCAATCATACCTGCACATCCGGAAAGAAGCACTCCATATCCTAAAAAATGTTTGATCTTCTCTCCTCACCCCGATGACGATATCATCAGTATGGGTGGAACCTTCATGCGTTTACATGATCAGGGACATGAAGTACATGTTGCTTACCAAACCAGTGGAAACATTGCCGTTGCTGATGAGTTTGTAACACGCTTTATAGATTTTGCAGTAGGATTTGAAGATATGTTTGGAATCGATAACCAGAAAAGTCAGTCTATTCTTCAGGCAGCCAGAAGTTTTATCGCATCCAAACAAAAAAACCAACGTGATACCCCTGAGATTCGTGCGATCAAAGGATTGATACGTCGCTGTGAAGCCAAAGCCACCTGCCGATATGTAGGTCTGACCGATGATCGCTGCCACTTTATGAATCTTCCTTTTTACGAAACCGGTACCGTTGAAAAAAATCCGATGGGTGAAGCTGATATACAAATCACCATGGAATTATTGAAGAAGATCCAACCCCAGCAGATCTACTGCGCAGGCGATCTGGCCGATCCACATGGTACACATAAGGTTTGTCTGGATATCATTTTTGAAAGTCTCCGTAGATTAAAAGCAGCCGGTGAACCATGGATCAAAGATTGTTGGGTGTGGTTGTACAAAGGTGCATGGCAAGAATGGGATATCGCTGAAATTGAGATGGCCATCCCGATGAGCCCCGATCAGGTCATGAAAAAGAGATTTGGCATTTTTATCCATCAATCTCAAAAAGATATGGTGCCTTTCCAGGGAAGTGACAGCAGAGAATTCTGGCAAAGAGCAGAAGACCGCAATGCCAATACTGCCAATTTATACGCAGCTTTAGGTATGACCAAATATGCAGCCATGGAGGCATTTGTTCGTTGGCATTACTAACTTGACCACTGAACAAATCATCTGATTGAATCCATCGCTTTGATTTTATATTTGCGGCATGCAGAAGGAAATGACGGGATTTACAGGTGTTATTGGAGAGTGGCAGGATATCCTGTCTACCAATAAAACGTTTCGTAAAAAAATGATCAGCACTGTGGTGATCCTGATCATTGTTGTTCTTTCATTACCTACTTTCTTTAACTATATCGAGCAAAGAAAAGGTGCCTACCTGCACGATCTGATCCTTCAACATATACCTGCTGCAGATGTATCCCTACTAACATTTCTGATCATTTGGTCAATGAGTGGCTGGGTCATCATCCGGTGTATTCAAAGGCCTTCATTTGCTTTGCTCATGCTGATGTCATTCACGCTTCTTTGTTTGGCCAGAATGGTAAGCATCGTAATGGTACCCCTTGATCCACCTGATGGACTGATCAAATTGAATGACCCACTGACAAGTTTAATCTACGGAGGGAAAGATAAATTCATTACAAAAGACCTGTTCTTTTCAGGGCACACTTCCAACATGTTTTTGATGTATTTATGCCTGGAGAGAAAGTCCGATAAAAGAATAGCTTTAATAGCATCCATCTTGGTAGCATGCTTGGTATTGATACAACATGTACACTATACAGTTGATGTGCTATTTGCTTTTGTATTTACCTATCTGATTTTTAGGGTTGCGAAGTTGACGGCTACGCATTAGAAAGCTTCGCCCAGTTGAAAGTAAAGGCCTCGGTTGATTCCTTTCCCGATTCCATAATCAATCCTAAGATTCAGTTTTTCCGATTTATTCAAGGCATAACGCATACCTCCCCCTATTGAATATTTGAGGTTACGAAGATTCAAACCATCTATCGTATGCGCAACATTACCAAAACCTGCAAACGCAACAAGTCCAAATCTCTTGTATACTGCTCTCCGATATTCTCCTTGCACTGCGAATTGCTGGTTATCTCTGAATCTCCCCTGATAATAGCCACGCATAATATTATCCCCGCCAAAAGCTGCCTGACTCCTAAGCGGAACATGGGATCCGATATTACTGAAAACCCAGGCTTGCGCAGCGAATACAGCATTTCTGCCTGCTGGAATATATCTCCTCAAATCCGCAACGATATTCGTAAAGCTATATTCAGAAGCAGTCACCGGACTGTAATGGTTAAAATAAAGTTGCGCAAACAATCCTTTATTAGGCCAAAATGCATGGTTACGGGAGTCATAGGTGATACTCATTCCCAAACCGGAAACATGGTAATCAGTTCTACCAAAAACCTTTTGTTGGTCAAATAATCCACCCGGTTGATAATGGATATCCCAAACACGCTGGTATTCGTATAGGATACCCCCAAAAAGACGTGGGGCGATTTTTTTCATGAAATGTAAATACAGATATGCTTGTTTGAACTCATAATCTTCTTCAGTGAGATCCTTGGTATTTTTTCCGATACCCCAAAATTTATCGGGGAAAGAACTGAATGAGATCTGCTCGTTTAATATCCAGTTTTCATTCCGGAGATACTGGGTTCCCTTTACGGAAGCAACCAATTGCTTGCGAAGTGAATAAATTGATCCAAACTGGATACTGGAGGTTCGGGAAATGGTATCATCCTTAAATGGACGGAAAGTATAAGAAGCCGCCCCACCCGCAGCCCAGCTTGTTTCGATGGAGCGCGTAATGGCCGGGAATGCCACAAATTTACCCTTATTGGGTTTTGAACTGTCCTGAGCGAAGGATGTGGAAAAACTGCCAAGAAAGAAGGAAAAAAGAGATAAGACCCTGATAATTTGTGTCATATAAATGCAAAATAAGCCGTTGAACCCTTATTAGTCAAAAATCTAGCAGTAAATTGCTTATTTTTGCTTGTTTCACAACAGTAATGGTTTTACAATTTTGTAATAAATAATTAACATTACAGACACATAAAAAACTGAACCGGATCAGAATGAAAAAATGGGAAAGTCATTTTAAGCTTGGCGATGCGGTAACCCCCGAGCAACTGGATTTTTTTGATGAGCATGGTGTAATCGTGTTCCGTAATTTTCTGGACAAAGAAAAGGTAGCCACTTATATCAGCGAATTACAACGACTGGAGAAACAGTGGTTGGATGAAAAGAAAGACAAGATCAATGGTATTCCATTAAAGTTTGGTAAAGACGAAAATGGAAATACGACAATTCAGCGTCTTTGTTTCAGCTCACTTTACAGTGATCCATTGCATGCGCTATTGTCAGATGACCGTTTGAAAGCCTTAACTGCATTCTTACATCCTTACGAAGGACGTATTGCTGAGAATGAAAAGGACGGATTGGTCATCAACAATTATATCAATACACCGAATAGCACATTTACCCAAATGGGCTGGCATACAGATAGTCCTCGTGACCTTTTTATGGGACAAAAGATCATGCCAATGCTGAATGTGGGAATTCACTTGGATACCTGCATGTTTGAAAACGGTGGTTTACGTGTTTTACCGGGCACCCATAAACAAGGCATGTTCAAACTGCTTTTCGGAAAGAAATACTTTATTGATAACAATGATGATCCGCGTGAAGTAGGGTTTGATATTTTCTCAGGAGATCTTTCTGTTCATGATGGTCGTCTATGGCATCGTGTAAAACAATCACCAAAATTCGGTGAAGAAAGCCGTAGAAGAGTCATGTATGTACCGATTGTTACCGGTAAGTACAAACCCAAGGATGAGAACAGTAAAACACCTTTCTACCACCGTTTTACTGGGAAAGTACACCACTAATTCATTAGAAAATATATCTTTAAAAGGTCAACGCATGTTGACCTTTTTTATTCAATTCATCGAATATGAAATATGCATTGATCACCGGCGCCAGTAAGGGAATTGGTAAAGCCATTGCGCAGGAATTAGCTGCACGTGGCGTTCACTTGGTATTAGTAGCGAGAGATAAACATTTATTGGAAGAACTTGCCGCTGGTTTATCTGTAAAACACAATATTGACGTTCGCTATTGCTCTCTGGATCTTGCTTTACCAGATGCTGTTCAACAGTTATACAATTGGATCTTACAACAACAGGTACAAATAAATATCCTAGTCAATAATGCAGGGTATGGACTGAGTGGGCCTTTTGAATCTTATACAGCATCAGAACATAAGGATATGATGCGGGTTAATATGACGGTTCCCGTAGAATTAACATCGGCGCTTCTACCGGATTTAAAGCAGAATCATCCCTCATATATACTGAATATCGTCAGCTCCGCAGCTTATCAGTCGGTTCCGGGACTTAGTACTTATGCAGCGAGCAAGGCCTTTATGCTGAATTTTAGTCGTGGATTACGTTATGAATTGAGAAAAAAAGGAGTTTCAGTAACAGCTGTGAGTCCGGGATCAACAGATACAGGTTTTGCAGCGAGGGCGAAAGTTGGACAAAAAGGATTAAAAGCCGCAGAAAAGGTGAATATGACACCTGAAGCCGTTGCTAAGATCGCAGTGAATGCTATGTATGGAAAAAAAGCGGAAGTGATCACCGGCTTTATCAATCAATTGGGCGCTTTTCTGGTATGGCTTCTTCCAAAGAAGTTGGCAGAAAAAACCGCAGCAGGGATCTATGAATTGGATTGATTTTTTAAAAAAGCATGGAAGCTTTTTGAAAATAATCATTCTAGACCTATATTTGCACCCCGATTAAGGGAAAGGCCTCGTAGCTCAACTGAATAGAGCATCTGACTACGGATCAGAAGGTTTCAGGTTTGAATCCTGACGAGGTCACACAGAAAGAAAGATCAGCAATAGCTGGTCTTTTTTTATGCAACCACCCTATCACAACTTATATATTAAATCTGCGTTTTACGACCACTATTTCATTAAAAAGGGTTCATCATTTCTGACGAACCCTTTTCTTTATCATTTGAGGGGTTACAAATGATTATCGTTTGATCTTTAACAACTGAACCACTCTTCTCCTATTACCTTGTATGAATTCTGCAAAGTAAGTTCCTGACTGATAGTTATGACCAACTTCAACAGTCGAATTCGAACCAAGTTTTTGTCTGTTATCTACCACCCTTCCCAAAGCATCCATCACACGTAAATTAACAGGGGCCGCATACTTACTTTCCAGTTTCAATGTAAAGTATGTTGCACTTGGATTTGGCATCACTGTTACTTTCAGTTCTTCATTCGTATCAGCTTTTGACTCACTTTCCACCACTGCTTTAGAAATCAGCGCATTTGAAACAGTTGCTGGTGCTGGCTCAGGACATGGTGTCATTGCACAAGTTCCGAGTCTGTCTCCAGAATGTTGACCAATATGTGTTGCAACTGCATTAACACTGATCTCCAATGTTTGAGGATTGTTTTTATTACCTGGAGGTAAGTGGCAGATGTATACTTTAGCCGGACTTCCTTTCAAGCCTGTTCCTGGCACTCGGATATCTTTCACACAGATCGTAATACTGCAGGTTGAAGTACATCCAAAGTTATTGGTAACAGTAACTGTGAAGGTATAATTACCCGGTGCTGTTGGTGTGAATACTGGTGCCGCAGCAGTGATGCTGCTCAGCATTTGTGTTGCAGTACCACTCCACTGGTAAGTATAACTACTACCACCCGTTGCTGCCACATTCAATACCGTGCTTTGAGCACCGTAACCCAGATAGATATTATTCGGATTACCACCAGTAAACACATTGCTGGTTGGTACAGATGTGATTGAACAGCTTGGTAATTGTCCAACAACTGTTACAGTTGCTGATGCCGTATTTGTATTACCATTTACATCTGTTACAGTTAAGATTACAGTGTTACTACCGATATTGTTACAATTAAAGTTGGCAGGAGAAACGGTGATTGTAGCAATTCCACAATTATCAAATGAACCGTTATTTACCTGAGCTGCTGTAACAGATGCAGCACCATTTATCAATGTAACTGTAACAGGTTGTGTAATGACTGTTGGACGTATATTATCCTGAACAGTAACTGTTGCAGTACCAGAAGCGCTATTTCCATGAATATCTGTCACGGTCAATAATACTGTATTCTGTCCTACATTACTACAGTTGAAATTCACTTTGTCTAATACAACAGTTGCAATTGCACAATTATCAGTTGATCCATTATTGATTTGCGAAGCAGTAATTGAAACCTGTCCGTTCGCACCCAATTGAGCAATGATGTTTTGTGTTTTAACTACCGGCAACTCTGTGTCATTCACTATTACTGTTTGAGTAGTGGTATTTGTATTACCATGTATATCTCTCACAGTCCAGGTAATAGTTGTAGTTCCTACCGGATAATCGGCTGTGAGCAATTCATTGTCACTTCTAATACCCATCACAGCAAGCACACCACAATTATCAGCTGTTGTTGGTTGTGAGATCGAAACTGATGCACCACACTTAGTTGGATCATTATTAACCGATATATTAGAAGTGCTAATCGTGGGTTTCTCATGATCTACAATCACTACAGTTTGTGTAGCAGTAGCAGCATTCCCATGAATATCCGTTACTGTCCATGTAACAACTGTTGTACCAACTGGGAATACTGAAGGTGCATCATTGTCAACAGATGCTACTCCACAATTATCTGCCGTAACAGGTGTACCCAATGTTACAGTTCCTGTGCAAAGTCCGGCAGTATTATTGCCTTGAACATTCGCCGGTGCTGTAATAGTTGGTTTTTCATTATCTCTAATAGTTACTGTTTGTGTTGCAGTATTCGTATTTCCATGAATATCTGTTACAGTCCATGTTACAGTTGTTGTACCAACTGGGAATACTGAAGGTGCATCATTGTCAACAGATGCTACTCCACAATTATCTGCCGTAACAGGTGTACCTAATGTTACAGTTCCTGTACAAAGTCCGGCAGTATTATTGCCTTGAACATTCGCCGGTGCTGTAATAGTCGGTTTTTCATTATCTCTAATAGTTACTGTTTGTGTTGCAGTATTCGTATTTCCATGAATATCTGTTACAGTCCATGTTACAGTTGTTGTACCAACTGGGAAGGTAGCAGGTGCATCACTGTCAACAGATGCTACTCCACAATTATCTGCCGTAACAGGTGTACCCAATGTTACAGTTCCTGTACAAAGTCCGGTAGTATTATTGCCTTGAACATTCGCCGGTGCTGTAATAGTTGGTTTTTCATTATCCACTACAGTTACAGTAAATGAACAACTTGAACTTCCCGCTGCATTGGTAGCCGTAGCTACAACAGTTGTTGTTCCAACCGGGAAGCTGGCACCTGATACTACTGGATTTCCATTGATGGTGTAAGTAATAGTTGATGCTGGAATACCTACTGTCTCTGTTGCAGCAAAATTCACATTAGCTGCACAAGTACCAGCAGTTGCATTCACAGTGATATGGGCCGGACAAGTAATAACCGGCGCCACGCCAACCACCGTTACAGTAAATGAGCACTGCGTTGATAATCCTGCAGCATCTGTTACACGATAAGTAACAGTTGTAGTACCGATTGGGAAAGTTGATCCACTGGCAAGACCTGCAGTTCTTATAGTTGTTACACCGCTACAATTATCTGTGCCTACAGGCGTGGTATAATTCACCACTACACCGTCAGCACTAGTAGCAGTAACATTGATATTAGCCTGACAAGTGATCACAGGAGGCTGTACATCACGAACAGTCACAGTGAAGCTACAAGTACTTTCATTGCCTGATTCATCTCGAGCAACAAATGTATTGGTAGTAACACCAACTGGGAACACAGAACCTGATGGTAAACCTGCTGTTTGTGTGATGATGATTTGACCAGCGCCTAGTTGTGTGCCATCTACCCATTTCCATCCCAAATAGTTTTGACTCGCATTACCTGGCTCTCTAAATCCGGGTACTGACTTGTCTTGATACCCTCCAACCCAGGTATTACCACCATAAGGAGCCAGGAATGAGCTTTCTCCTAATGTGTTAATAGATGCCAGATCACCACCTATCGCTTGAGCAGCAGAACGTGAAGCTGTCCAAGTTGCAGAACCTGTTGATATGTAGTAAGTATGACCACCATATGTTCCGATCAATGTATATCCTGAGTAAACAGTTGAACGAATATCATTGAACTCTACAATAAATCTATTCAGCGAAGAGTTAGGCAAATCATTCCATCTTCCACTGGTATACAACTGCACATAATCTTCATTCGCATTTTGGAAATTATTCGGCTCACCTCCACTCCAGAAGTTAAATGCTCCTCCTGTACAATTATCAGTTGCAGTTGGGTTGATAAAGTTTACAACTGCACCACAAGTATTCGCAGTATTATTCACAATGATTGGAGCAGGACAAGTAATTACTGGAGCAGTAACATCTTTCTTAGTCAAAGTAATGGTACAAGTACTTTCATTACCTGCCGCATCTCTAACTGTAAATGCTACAATCATAGAACCTTTATCATTTATCTCTGATCCTGCTGCCGGACTTTGTGTAATTGTCAAAGAGCCAGAAGGTGTACAATTATCACTCACTGTTAACAGACTTCTGTAATCCGGTAATATTGCTTTACAATTCGCATCAAGATCGATTGTTTGATTTGGAGGACATGTAATACTTGGTTTAACATCATCTGCAATAGTTACTATTACAGGACTTGACTGAGTTGAAACACATGGGATGCTAGTTCTGGCGAGAGTATAGGTTCCAGAAACTGTTGCAGTATAATTGCTAGATGTTGCACCTGGAATTTCCACCCCATCTTTGTACCATTGGTATCTTATACCAAAGCCAGATGGAGCACTTAAAGTAACGGTATTACCCGGACAAACACTGGTACCTCCTACAGGTGTAGTTATGGTAGGTGTAGGCAAATTAGGGGTAGAAACAGTAGTAGTAGAAATACCACCACATTCATTTTTGTAAGTGATCGTAGTTACTCCTGCGCTAACTGAT
Above is a genomic segment from Sediminibacterium sp. KACHI17 containing:
- the nagB gene encoding glucosamine-6-phosphate deaminase, with translation MSVMVDSFEKIPVKIHTSSKEGSKYVANEIAQLIRAKQKSGEKCVLGMATGSTPISLYAELVRMHKEEGLSFANVITFNLDEYYPIERDAFQSYWSFMHRHLFSHVDIAPENIHLPNGLWPKEEIKKYCAEYDQMIEDAGGIDLQILGIGNNGHIGFNEPGSSIYSKTRLVNLDNSTRIANAHEFQNISKVPRLAVTMGISTILKAKRILLMGWGMKGKIIARSVEGDVTEQVPASILQQHPDCTFVIDEAASTELTRIKSPWLTGDCEWTPKMIKRAVINLALKLNKSVLSLTEHDYNENGLSDLIVEKGEAYEINLQVFYMLRDSLTGWPGGKANAIIPAHPERSTPYPKKCLIFSPHPDDDIISMGGTFMRLHDQGHEVHVAYQTSGNIAVADEFVTRFIDFAVGFEDMFGIDNQKSQSILQAARSFIASKQKNQRDTPEIRAIKGLIRRCEAKATCRYVGLTDDRCHFMNLPFYETGTVEKNPMGEADIQITMELLKKIQPQQIYCAGDLADPHGTHKVCLDIIFESLRRLKAAGEPWIKDCWVWLYKGAWQEWDIAEIEMAIPMSPDQVMKKRFGIFIHQSQKDMVPFQGSDSREFWQRAEDRNANTANLYAALGMTKYAAMEAFVRWHY
- a CDS encoding phosphatase PAP2-related protein, encoding MQKEMTGFTGVIGEWQDILSTNKTFRKKMISTVVILIIVVLSLPTFFNYIEQRKGAYLHDLILQHIPAADVSLLTFLIIWSMSGWVIIRCIQRPSFALLMLMSFTLLCLARMVSIVMVPLDPPDGLIKLNDPLTSLIYGGKDKFITKDLFFSGHTSNMFLMYLCLERKSDKRIALIASILVACLVLIQHVHYTVDVLFAFVFTYLIFRVAKLTATH
- a CDS encoding BamA/TamA family outer membrane protein; translated protein: MTQIIRVLSLFSFFLGSFSTSFAQDSSKPNKGKFVAFPAITRSIETSWAAGGAASYTFRPFKDDTISRTSSIQFGSIYSLRKQLVASVKGTQYLRNENWILNEQISFSSFPDKFWGIGKNTKDLTEEDYEFKQAYLYLHFMKKIAPRLFGGILYEYQRVWDIHYQPGGLFDQQKVFGRTDYHVSGLGMSITYDSRNHAFWPNKGLFAQLYFNHYSPVTASEYSFTNIVADLRRYIPAGRNAVFAAQAWVFSNIGSHVPLRSQAAFGGDNIMRGYYQGRFRDNQQFAVQGEYRRAVYKRFGLVAFAGFGNVAHTIDGLNLRNLKYSIGGGMRYALNKSEKLNLRIDYGIGKGINRGLYFQLGEAF
- a CDS encoding phytanoyl-CoA dioxygenase family protein, which gives rise to MKKWESHFKLGDAVTPEQLDFFDEHGVIVFRNFLDKEKVATYISELQRLEKQWLDEKKDKINGIPLKFGKDENGNTTIQRLCFSSLYSDPLHALLSDDRLKALTAFLHPYEGRIAENEKDGLVINNYINTPNSTFTQMGWHTDSPRDLFMGQKIMPMLNVGIHLDTCMFENGGLRVLPGTHKQGMFKLLFGKKYFIDNNDDPREVGFDIFSGDLSVHDGRLWHRVKQSPKFGEESRRRVMYVPIVTGKYKPKDENSKTPFYHRFTGKVHH
- a CDS encoding SDR family oxidoreductase, producing MKYALITGASKGIGKAIAQELAARGVHLVLVARDKHLLEELAAGLSVKHNIDVRYCSLDLALPDAVQQLYNWILQQQVQINILVNNAGYGLSGPFESYTASEHKDMMRVNMTVPVELTSALLPDLKQNHPSYILNIVSSAAYQSVPGLSTYAASKAFMLNFSRGLRYELRKKGVSVTAVSPGSTDTGFAARAKVGQKGLKAAEKVNMTPEAVAKIAVNAMYGKKAEVITGFINQLGAFLVWLLPKKLAEKTAAGIYELD